One genomic region from Rattus norvegicus strain BN/NHsdMcwi chromosome 10, GRCr8, whole genome shotgun sequence encodes:
- the Or1f28 gene encoding olfactory receptor Olr1382 → MRGTNQSSVSEFLLLGLSRQPQQQQLLFLLFLTMYLATVLGNLLIILAISTDSRLHTPMYFFLNNLSFVDVCFSSTTVPKVLANYILGSQIISFSGCLTQMYFLFMFVDLDNFLLAVMAYDRYVAICHPLHYTTKMTRQLCVLMVAGSWVTANMNVLLHTLLMARLSFCGDNIIPHFFCDVTPLLKLSCSDTHLNELMINTEGAVIMVTPFVCILISYIHITCTVLRVSSPRGGWKAFSTCGSHLAVVCLFYGTIIAVYFNPSTAHSPEKDTAATVLYTVVTPMLNPFIYSLRNRDLKWSLRKLVHRSTFSFQ, encoded by the coding sequence ATGAGAGGCACCAACCAGTCGAGTGTCTCTGAGTTCCTCCTCCTGGGACTCTCCAGgcagccccagcagcagcagctcctcttcctgctcttcctcacCATGTACCTGGCCACTGTCCTGGGGAACCTGCTCATCATCCTGGCCATCAGCACAGACTCCCGCctgcacacccccatgtacttcttcctcaacAACCTGTCCTTTGTGGATGTCTGCTTCTCCTCCACCACTGTCCCCAAGGTACTGGCCAACTACATTCTTGGCAGTCAGATCATTTCCTTCTCTGGGTGTCTCACACAGATGTATTTCCTTTTCATGTTTGTGGACCTGGACAATTTCCTGCTGGctgtgatggcctatgaccgGTATGTGGCCATATGTCACCCATTACACTACACAACAAAGATGACCCGTCAGCTCTGTGTCCTGATGGTGGCTGGATCATGGGTCACTGCCAATATGAATGTCCTATTACACACTCTGCTCATGGCTCGACTCTCCTTTTGTGGGGACAACATCATCccccacttcttctgtgatgtgacTCCCCTCCTTAAACTCTCCTGCTCAGACACACACCTCAATGAGTTGATGATTAATACAGAGGGAGCTGTGATCATGGTCACCCCATTTGTTTGCATTCTGATCTCCTACATCCACATCACCTGCACTGTCCTGAGAGTCTCATCCCCCAGGGGAGGATGGAAAGCCTTCTCCACCTGTGGCTCCCACCTGGCTGTGGTCTGCCTCTTCTATGGCACCATCATCGCTGTGTATTTCAATCCCTCAACTGCCCATTCACCTGAGAAGGACACGGCAGCCACTGTGTTGTACACAGTGGTGACTCCCATGCTGAACCCCTTTATCTATAGCCTGAGGAACAGGGACCTGAAATGGTCACTACGAAAACTTGTCCACAGAAGTACCTTTTCTTTTCAGTGA
- the Or1f28 gene encoding olfactory receptor Olr1382 isoform X1, whose protein sequence is MRGTNQSSVSEFLLLGLSRQPQQQQLLFLLFLTMYLATVLGNLLIILAISTDSRLHTPMYFFLNNLSFVDVCFSSTTVPKVLANYILGSQIISFSGCLTQMYFLFMFVDLDNFLLAVMAYDRYVAICHPLHYTTKMTRQLCVLMVAGSWVTANMNVLLHTLLMARLSFCGDNIIPHFFCDVTPLLKLSCSDTHLNELMINTEGAVIMVTPFVCILISYIHITCTVLRVSSPRGGWKAFSTCGSHLAVVCLFYGTIIAVYFNPSTAHSPEKDTAATVLYTVVTPMLNPFIYSLRNRDLKWSLRKLLNQHHLLKILSFFHWMVLAPLSKIK, encoded by the coding sequence ATGAGAGGCACCAACCAGTCGAGTGTCTCTGAGTTCCTCCTCCTGGGACTCTCCAGgcagccccagcagcagcagctcctcttcctgctcttcctcacCATGTACCTGGCCACTGTCCTGGGGAACCTGCTCATCATCCTGGCCATCAGCACAGACTCCCGCctgcacacccccatgtacttcttcctcaacAACCTGTCCTTTGTGGATGTCTGCTTCTCCTCCACCACTGTCCCCAAGGTACTGGCCAACTACATTCTTGGCAGTCAGATCATTTCCTTCTCTGGGTGTCTCACACAGATGTATTTCCTTTTCATGTTTGTGGACCTGGACAATTTCCTGCTGGctgtgatggcctatgaccgGTATGTGGCCATATGTCACCCATTACACTACACAACAAAGATGACCCGTCAGCTCTGTGTCCTGATGGTGGCTGGATCATGGGTCACTGCCAATATGAATGTCCTATTACACACTCTGCTCATGGCTCGACTCTCCTTTTGTGGGGACAACATCATCccccacttcttctgtgatgtgacTCCCCTCCTTAAACTCTCCTGCTCAGACACACACCTCAATGAGTTGATGATTAATACAGAGGGAGCTGTGATCATGGTCACCCCATTTGTTTGCATTCTGATCTCCTACATCCACATCACCTGCACTGTCCTGAGAGTCTCATCCCCCAGGGGAGGATGGAAAGCCTTCTCCACCTGTGGCTCCCACCTGGCTGTGGTCTGCCTCTTCTATGGCACCATCATCGCTGTGTATTTCAATCCCTCAACTGCCCATTCACCTGAGAAGGACACGGCAGCCACTGTGTTGTACACAGTGGTGACTCCCATGCTGAACCCCTTTATCTATAGCCTGAGGAACAGGGACCTGAAATGGTCACTACGAAAACTT